One genomic window of Candidatus Aquicultor sp. includes the following:
- a CDS encoding SCP2 sterol-binding domain-containing protein, with protein MQEKLSAEHIFNHTVPQILSDNPQIARKVNAVLGIELTGENGGYWTLDLTENPAIAQGRTKDPKCTLSCHVDDFEALLADGSVRSALEAFKQKRIQAKGHLPTILKLEGLLRAMTGKSVA; from the coding sequence ATGCAAGAAAAGCTATCGGCTGAGCATATATTTAATCATACTGTCCCGCAAATTCTATCGGATAACCCCCAGATCGCCCGGAAAGTGAATGCCGTCCTCGGCATCGAGCTGACGGGAGAGAACGGCGGCTACTGGACGCTCGATCTTACCGAGAACCCAGCCATAGCGCAGGGCAGAACCAAAGACCCAAAATGCACGTTGAGCTGCCATGTTGATGACTTCGAGGCGCTCCTTGCCGACGGCAGCGTCCGCAGTGCCCTTGAGGCGTTTAAGCAAAAGCGCATCCAGGCGAAAGGGCACCTGCCGACCATCCTCAAGCTGGAAGGATTGCTACGAGCAATGACAGGGAAGAGTGTTGCTTGA
- a CDS encoding class I SAM-dependent methyltransferase yields the protein MSLNSKQTDLRDLISFQTQAVASHYDLPPQFFASFLGPRMAYSCAYFTDENNPLAVAEENKLKLVAKKLDIKETDTVLDIGCGWGSFLFYAAENYGCTTVGITLSSEQAKFINDVAAQKGLSDKVMADVIHVYDMNYPARYFDKVVTIGAIEHMDDLACAFGKCAGAIKDDGLLLVHGMTKPWAEREQELAGVTSEVSELVKEHFGAGYWKSTWEVMRDLEYAGFEILDHENITRHYQLTCERWLENLQNNEETLAGVVLPEDKYREFIIMMAGYIVGFETGYTLCNQILCRLNNAGDLRPALPLTRERMTL from the coding sequence GTGTCGTTGAATTCCAAGCAAACCGATCTTCGAGATTTAATATCGTTTCAAACACAAGCCGTAGCATCACACTACGATTTGCCGCCTCAATTCTTTGCAAGCTTTCTTGGCCCGAGGATGGCGTATTCGTGCGCCTACTTTACCGACGAGAATAATCCGCTCGCCGTCGCCGAAGAAAACAAGCTTAAGCTTGTCGCAAAGAAGCTCGACATCAAAGAGACCGACACGGTTCTTGATATCGGGTGCGGCTGGGGCAGTTTTCTCTTTTACGCCGCCGAGAATTACGGATGCACTACGGTCGGGATTACGCTCTCGAGCGAACAGGCGAAATTTATTAACGATGTGGCCGCGCAAAAAGGCCTCTCAGATAAAGTAATGGCAGACGTGATTCACGTCTATGACATGAACTACCCCGCCCGGTATTTCGACAAAGTTGTGACCATCGGAGCAATCGAACACATGGACGATCTGGCCTGCGCGTTCGGAAAGTGCGCCGGCGCAATCAAAGACGATGGCTTATTGCTCGTGCACGGCATGACGAAACCGTGGGCCGAGCGCGAGCAAGAGCTAGCCGGTGTAACGTCCGAAGTCAGTGAGCTCGTAAAGGAGCACTTCGGGGCAGGCTACTGGAAGAGTACCTGGGAAGTAATGCGCGACCTCGAGTATGCCGGTTTTGAGATACTCGACCACGAGAATATAACCCGCCATTATCAACTCACGTGCGAGCGGTGGCTCGAGAACCTGCAAAACAACGAAGAAACCCTCGCAGGCGTCGTGCTGCCCGAAGATAAATATCGTGAGTTTATCATTATGATGGCCGGCTACATCGTCGGTTTTGAAACAGGTTATACGCTATGCAACCAGATTCTTTGCCGATTAAACAACGCAGGCGACCTGCGTCCGGCCCTGCCCTTAACCAGAGAACGCATGACCCTATAA
- a CDS encoding pitrilysin family protein: MADKQFFERTTLPSGITIITEKMPQVRSVAIGFWVGVGSRDEIDPVNGMSHFIEHLLFKGTEKRTAQEISEAFDILGAELNAFTAKEYTCYYTRLIDQHVAEGVEILADMIQHPKFDSNDIDSERNVVLEEINLHEDSPDERIHDLFATSLWTEHPLGKPILGHVDTVGNFSRDDVVGFFRQEYGAKNLVVAAAGNIDHNVMVDLIQQHFVNAMGERPLHKEFTPSVEKKLDVYTKQTEQAHIVYGTEAISANDKRRHTLAVMDSILGGGMSSRLFQEIREKRGKAYATYSYHSLYKETGYVAAYAGTAPANTEEVVKIMHEQIDDIVGGGITDQEVYRAKEQIKGQLMLGLESTSRRMTRLGKLQITQGELLSLDEIITRIDAVTRDGITELAQELFSPNKMVLTIIGPFELEKLAHLAST; this comes from the coding sequence ATGGCAGATAAACAGTTCTTTGAACGCACAACGTTACCTTCAGGGATAACGATCATAACCGAAAAAATGCCACAAGTTCGCTCAGTTGCGATCGGGTTTTGGGTAGGCGTCGGCTCGCGTGACGAAATCGATCCGGTCAACGGCATGTCGCACTTTATCGAGCACCTGCTCTTTAAGGGAACAGAGAAGAGAACCGCTCAGGAAATTTCCGAGGCGTTCGATATTCTCGGCGCCGAGCTTAACGCCTTCACGGCCAAGGAATATACGTGCTATTACACGCGGCTTATCGACCAACATGTGGCGGAAGGCGTTGAGATTTTAGCGGACATGATCCAACATCCGAAATTCGACTCAAATGATATCGATTCTGAGCGAAACGTTGTGCTTGAAGAGATAAACCTGCACGAGGACAGCCCTGACGAGCGTATTCACGATCTCTTTGCAACATCACTCTGGACGGAGCACCCGCTGGGCAAACCGATTCTCGGTCACGTCGACACCGTAGGCAACTTTTCCAGAGACGACGTTGTAGGGTTTTTCCGCCAGGAATACGGAGCAAAAAACCTGGTGGTCGCAGCGGCGGGCAATATAGATCACAACGTAATGGTCGATCTCATCCAACAACACTTTGTAAACGCGATGGGTGAGAGACCGCTTCATAAAGAATTTACACCGTCTGTCGAAAAGAAGCTGGACGTGTATACCAAGCAAACCGAGCAGGCGCACATCGTCTACGGCACCGAGGCGATTTCTGCAAACGATAAGCGCCGCCACACACTCGCAGTTATGGATAGCATCCTCGGCGGGGGCATGAGTTCGCGCCTCTTCCAGGAGATTCGCGAGAAACGGGGCAAAGCCTACGCGACGTATTCGTATCACTCGCTCTATAAAGAGACGGGCTATGTCGCCGCTTATGCCGGCACCGCCCCGGCGAACACCGAAGAAGTCGTCAAAATCATGCACGAGCAGATCGACGACATCGTAGGCGGGGGCATCACCGATCAGGAAGTCTACCGGGCAAAGGAACAGATCAAAGGCCAGCTTATGCTTGGCCTCGAGAGTACCAGCCGCAGGATGACCCGTCTCGGCAAACTCCAGATAACGCAAGGCGAGCTGCTCTCGCTCGATGAGATTATCACACGCATTGATGCGGTCACACGCGACGGTATAACCGAGCTCGCCCAAGAGCTGTTCTCGCCGAATAAGATGGTTCTTACCATCATCGGCCCGTTCGAGTTGGAAAAGCTGGCTCATCTGGCGAGCACATAG
- a CDS encoding polyribonucleotide nucleotidyltransferase, whose product MREVVREELEIGGKTLSFESGLLAQQADGAILVRMGETVVLVTAVVASKPTEGRDFLPLTVDVDEKMYAAGKIPGGFIKREGRPSEKATLTARLIDRPLRPSFPKGFYNDIQVLATILSVDFANQPDILALNGASMALVLTNSPFSGPVAGVRVGRVEGQFILNPTFEELDGSDLDIIVAGNRDAILMVEAGAKEITEDDTVRALEEAHKAIIQICDFQERFKEAFMKVNPPSEKTFEMPAADLSYTEIEEKVREIATGKLRDAIRNPDKLAREHQEDLIEDETLEELESLIEGKESYVSKVLAKIRKEEMRRMILDENVRADGRSTTEIRPLLIRAGVLPRPHGSALFTRGQTQVLSVTTLGTVREEQMIDGLGVEESKRYMHHYNFPPFSTGEIGFLRGPKRREIGHGALGERALFPVVPKEDEFPYTIRIVSEVLESNGSSSMASVCGSTLSLMDAGVPIKAPVAGIAMGLIKEEDRVAILTDILGMEDALGDMDFKVAGTEKGITALQMDMKVVGVGSDILAKALNQARDARLYLLSKMAEVLPAPRPELSKYAPRIITVKIPQDKIGELIGPKGKNIRGIIETVGANLVTIDIEEDGTVFIAATDGEAGERAREMVELYAKEVQIGEEYDGTVTKTTGFGAFVELIPGKEGLVHISRLTKGRVPTVESVVNVGDKVRVKVLDVDRQTGKVSLQALNLEYQGDDKGNNRDDRGQNRGE is encoded by the coding sequence GTGAGAGAAGTAGTACGTGAAGAATTAGAGATCGGTGGGAAAACACTCTCGTTCGAGTCGGGCCTTTTAGCCCAGCAAGCCGACGGCGCGATACTCGTGCGCATGGGCGAGACAGTCGTCCTGGTTACCGCAGTGGTTGCAAGTAAGCCCACAGAAGGGCGCGATTTCCTGCCGCTAACTGTTGATGTAGACGAGAAGATGTATGCTGCAGGTAAGATCCCGGGCGGTTTTATCAAACGAGAAGGGCGCCCGAGTGAAAAGGCGACGCTTACAGCCCGCCTTATCGACCGGCCTCTTCGCCCGTCATTCCCAAAAGGGTTCTACAACGACATCCAGGTTCTTGCGACAATCCTCTCAGTCGATTTCGCAAATCAACCTGACATCTTAGCGCTTAACGGCGCGTCGATGGCGCTCGTATTAACCAATTCGCCGTTTAGCGGCCCGGTCGCAGGCGTACGCGTCGGGCGCGTCGAGGGCCAGTTCATCCTCAACCCGACATTCGAGGAGCTTGATGGAAGCGACCTCGATATCATCGTTGCTGGCAACCGTGACGCCATTCTCATGGTTGAGGCCGGCGCAAAAGAAATTACCGAGGACGATACGGTTAGGGCGCTTGAGGAAGCGCACAAAGCCATTATCCAAATCTGCGATTTCCAAGAGCGCTTCAAAGAAGCGTTTATGAAGGTCAATCCGCCGTCTGAGAAAACATTCGAGATGCCGGCGGCCGATCTTAGTTATACCGAAATTGAAGAAAAAGTCAGGGAGATTGCGACCGGCAAACTTCGCGATGCGATTCGCAACCCGGATAAGCTTGCGCGCGAGCACCAGGAAGATCTCATCGAGGATGAGACACTGGAAGAGCTCGAGTCACTTATCGAGGGCAAAGAGAGTTACGTCTCAAAAGTGCTCGCAAAAATCCGCAAGGAAGAGATGCGCCGCATGATTCTCGACGAGAACGTGCGCGCAGACGGCCGCTCGACAACCGAGATCAGGCCGCTTCTCATCAGGGCGGGCGTCCTGCCGAGGCCGCATGGCTCGGCACTCTTTACCAGGGGCCAGACGCAGGTGCTCTCGGTTACAACGCTCGGTACCGTTCGCGAAGAACAAATGATCGACGGACTCGGCGTTGAGGAATCGAAGCGCTATATGCATCACTATAACTTCCCGCCGTTCTCAACCGGTGAAATAGGCTTCCTTAGAGGGCCGAAACGCCGCGAGATCGGTCACGGCGCGCTCGGCGAGCGGGCATTGTTCCCGGTGGTACCGAAAGAGGATGAATTCCCGTACACCATCCGAATTGTCTCCGAAGTACTGGAGTCGAACGGTTCATCATCGATGGCCAGCGTGTGCGGTAGTACGCTCTCACTCATGGATGCCGGTGTTCCAATTAAGGCTCCTGTCGCGGGTATCGCAATGGGTCTCATAAAGGAAGAAGATCGCGTAGCGATTCTAACCGACATTCTCGGCATGGAAGACGCGCTCGGCGATATGGACTTCAAAGTCGCCGGTACGGAGAAGGGTATCACCGCGCTTCAGATGGATATGAAGGTTGTGGGCGTAGGCAGCGATATCCTTGCTAAAGCGCTTAACCAGGCACGCGATGCCAGGTTGTACCTCCTCAGTAAGATGGCCGAGGTTCTGCCGGCACCGCGTCCTGAGCTTTCGAAATACGCACCCCGTATTATCACGGTTAAAATCCCGCAGGATAAAATCGGTGAGCTTATCGGGCCTAAGGGCAAGAACATCCGCGGCATTATCGAGACGGTCGGGGCAAACCTCGTCACCATCGATATCGAAGAAGACGGTACGGTCTTTATCGCCGCAACCGACGGTGAAGCGGGCGAGAGAGCTCGCGAGATGGTCGAGCTCTATGCCAAAGAGGTGCAGATCGGCGAGGAATACGACGGTACGGTTACCAAGACCACCGGTTTCGGTGCGTTCGTTGAACTCATACCCGGCAAAGAAGGCCTTGTCCATATCTCACGCCTCACCAAGGGCAGAGTGCCGACGGTTGAGTCGGTTGTAAACGTGGGCGACAAGGTTCGGGTAAAAGTGCTCGACGTCGACAGGCAAACGGGTAAAGTCAGCCTTCAGGCGCTCAACCTTGAGTACCAAGGCGACGACAAGGGCAATAATCGCGATGACAGAGGTCAAAATCGCGGCGAATAA
- the rpsO gene encoding 30S ribosomal protein S15: MALEKDIKGTIIEDYKQHDGDTGSPEVQVAILTRRISDLTEHLKEHKKDHHSRRGLLKMVGHRRRLLNYLKNKDIERYRALISRLGLRA, encoded by the coding sequence ATGGCTTTAGAGAAAGATATCAAGGGTACGATTATCGAAGATTACAAGCAGCACGACGGCGACACAGGCTCACCGGAAGTGCAAGTTGCAATCCTCACCAGGAGAATCAGCGATCTTACAGAGCACCTGAAGGAGCACAAAAAAGATCATCACTCTCGCCGTGGTCTTCTGAAGATGGTCGGTCATCGCAGAAGACTGCTTAATTACCTTAAGAATAAAGATATCGAGCGCTATAGGGCGTTGATATCGCGATTAGGCCTGAGGGCTTAA
- a CDS encoding bifunctional riboflavin kinase/FAD synthetase — MQTIRGVENINDIQGPSAVTIGVFDGVHIGHQAIIKMAVDFAKTIAGQSVVITFEPHPLAIVNPENAPALLSATDLKAEYIAQLGADYLIVIPFSEAIATMEPESFIDDLLIGKLHAEYIVVGEDFSFGKSRRGTTGFLSTYGHAKGINTVVVPHIREDGVVISSTEVRKRLKSGDIKGVRAMTGRFPRFRGKVIHGLGRGGSTIGFPTANVETLYGELLPESGVYAGLVWVEGKRWPCVVDVGVSPTFGDVAKTEIQVHILGFKKDIYGKRIDVELVDRLRAEMTFNNVDELKKQILLDIGKARGLLARIPG, encoded by the coding sequence ATGCAAACCATACGAGGCGTCGAAAACATAAACGATATACAGGGGCCGAGCGCCGTAACAATCGGCGTGTTTGACGGCGTACACATAGGACACCAGGCGATCATTAAAATGGCGGTGGATTTTGCCAAAACAATCGCCGGTCAAAGCGTCGTTATTACGTTCGAGCCGCATCCGTTGGCCATCGTCAACCCCGAAAACGCACCGGCACTCCTTTCCGCCACCGATCTAAAAGCAGAGTATATCGCACAGCTCGGCGCCGATTACCTTATCGTGATACCGTTTTCCGAAGCCATAGCCACCATGGAGCCAGAGTCCTTTATAGACGACCTGCTTATCGGCAAACTGCATGCCGAGTATATAGTAGTCGGCGAGGATTTCTCATTCGGCAAGAGCCGGCGCGGTACGACCGGGTTTCTCTCAACATACGGGCATGCCAAAGGCATCAACACGGTAGTCGTTCCGCACATACGGGAAGACGGCGTCGTTATAAGCAGCACCGAGGTACGCAAACGCCTCAAAAGCGGCGATATAAAAGGCGTGCGTGCAATGACCGGCAGATTCCCAAGATTTCGCGGCAAAGTGATTCACGGCCTTGGCCGGGGAGGTTCGACTATCGGTTTCCCGACCGCCAATGTTGAAACACTCTACGGCGAGCTCTTGCCCGAGTCGGGTGTGTACGCCGGCCTGGTATGGGTTGAAGGGAAGCGCTGGCCGTGCGTGGTCGACGTCGGCGTTTCTCCGACCTTCGGTGACGTCGCAAAGACCGAGATACAGGTGCATATCCTAGGTTTTAAAAAAGACATTTACGGTAAGAGAATAGATGTTGAGCTGGTTGATAGGCTACGAGCCGAAATGACCTTTAACAATGTAGATGAACTGAAAAAGCAAATTCTCCTTGACATAGGGAAAGCCCGGGGATTGCTTGCCCGCATACCCGGTTAG
- the truB gene encoding tRNA pseudouridine(55) synthase TruB, which yields MMDGILVIDKPAGKTSHDIVNVVRKRTGIRKVGHTGTLDPMATGVLVMLIGKATRIARFLELEPKEYVAQALFGTVTDSQDITGNIVRESHESVDIEKLIKLIPQFTGSIVQIPPMVSAIKVGGTPLYKLARQGKEVERTGREITIYELEMLDHFERDSRTYASFRVVCSGGTYVRTLLHDIGEALGVGATLSSLRRTRVGRYSLVETLELDDIDGDMIISHVLGMDDALSHLAAVVVKNDIIQAVLNGRTVDSSDLEPGQQTPGGGDFVRLKSPDNRLLAIGVMQSTGAIKPEIVFS from the coding sequence ATGATGGACGGGATTCTTGTCATTGATAAGCCGGCGGGAAAGACGTCGCACGATATCGTCAATGTCGTCCGTAAAAGAACCGGCATACGAAAGGTCGGACATACCGGCACGCTCGACCCGATGGCAACAGGCGTCCTCGTTATGCTTATCGGTAAAGCAACCAGAATTGCCCGCTTCCTCGAGTTGGAACCGAAAGAATACGTCGCGCAGGCGCTCTTTGGAACGGTAACGGACAGCCAGGATATCACCGGTAACATCGTGCGTGAATCGCATGAGTCTGTGGATATTGAAAAGCTTATTAAACTAATTCCTCAGTTTACCGGCAGTATCGTGCAAATACCGCCGATGGTGTCGGCGATAAAAGTAGGCGGAACACCGCTCTATAAGCTGGCCAGGCAAGGCAAAGAGGTAGAGCGCACCGGGCGAGAGATCACTATTTATGAACTCGAGATGCTCGATCACTTTGAAAGAGACAGCCGTACATACGCCTCGTTTCGCGTGGTGTGCTCCGGCGGCACCTACGTACGCACTCTGCTCCACGATATCGGCGAAGCGCTCGGGGTAGGAGCCACTCTTTCAAGCCTGCGCCGCACGCGCGTCGGCAGATACTCGCTGGTCGAGACATTGGAACTCGATGACATCGACGGCGATATGATTATCAGCCACGTGCTCGGCATGGATGACGCGCTCTCACATCTGGCAGCGGTGGTTGTAAAAAACGATATAATACAAGCAGTGCTCAACGGCAGAACGGTTGATAGTAGTGACCTCGAACCCGGGCAGCAAACGCCTGGTGGAGGCGATTTTGTAAGACTGAAAAGCCCTGACAACCGGCTTCTTGCAATCGGCGTTATGCAAAGCACCGGTGCTATAAAGCCAGAAATTGTTTTTTCCTAA
- a CDS encoding bifunctional oligoribonuclease/PAP phosphatase NrnA yields MNKPFAEAALLINATESIVLAAHVQPDGDAFGSLLAMATCLKQTGKNVCSTWGEEIRIPPQYQWMPGIDTVVDCRQCTEGDLLITLDCANERRLGMMESSLPGFKSIINIDHHVDNSNFGTINILDFYASATAEIVYQLLRFMNADIDSDVATLLYAGIVTDTGRFQYQNTTAQTLRIATELVEFGVIPNNIFHKIYENLSFSTLKLLARVLDRAKYIAESKLIYSYTLNGDLKETGADMGDTENFIDYLRMAKESNVAAIFKEVPGAGLRVSLRSKGSIDVGAIAREKSGGGHRNAAGATLNIPIADAVEWLSTRIIAQTSASISINE; encoded by the coding sequence ATGAATAAACCATTTGCGGAAGCCGCGCTATTAATCAATGCAACTGAATCCATAGTCCTGGCAGCCCACGTTCAGCCCGACGGCGATGCATTCGGGAGCCTGTTAGCCATGGCTACGTGCCTTAAACAAACCGGTAAGAACGTGTGCTCTACCTGGGGCGAAGAGATCAGAATCCCGCCGCAGTACCAGTGGATGCCAGGCATTGATACCGTAGTTGATTGCCGGCAATGCACTGAAGGCGATCTGCTTATCACGCTGGACTGCGCAAACGAACGCCGTCTGGGCATGATGGAGAGTTCTCTTCCCGGGTTTAAATCAATTATCAATATCGACCACCATGTTGATAATTCGAACTTCGGTACTATAAATATTTTAGACTTCTACGCATCCGCAACGGCCGAGATAGTCTACCAGCTATTACGTTTTATGAATGCGGATATCGACTCCGACGTGGCTACGCTGCTTTATGCCGGAATTGTCACGGATACCGGCAGATTCCAGTATCAAAATACAACCGCACAAACGCTTCGTATCGCGACCGAGCTTGTCGAATTCGGCGTCATCCCGAACAATATCTTCCATAAGATTTACGAAAATCTTTCGTTTTCTACGCTGAAACTACTGGCAAGAGTTTTAGATCGCGCCAAGTATATCGCTGAGAGTAAACTTATCTACTCGTACACGCTGAACGGCGATCTCAAAGAAACCGGTGCGGATATGGGCGACACCGAAAACTTCATTGATTACCTGCGGATGGCAAAAGAGTCAAACGTCGCCGCTATTTTTAAAGAAGTGCCTGGCGCGGGTTTGCGAGTCAGCCTTCGCTCCAAAGGTTCAATCGACGTCGGTGCGATTGCGCGTGAGAAGAGCGGCGGCGGGCATCGTAACGCCGCAGGAGCTACCCTTAATATTCCTATAGCAGATGCTGTTGAGTGGTTATCGACGCGCATTATCGCTCAGACATCAGCATCGATAAGTATCAATGAGTAG
- the rbfA gene encoding 30S ribosome-binding factor RbfA encodes MTETARTHRVGELIKEELSEIIQREVKDPRIGLVTVTGVEVTPDFRHATVYVSVLGNNKKRSETIKGLQSSSGFLKKELAHRIRIKYFPDLKFEIDPSIEAGMRIDKVIRKLHKNEGKLQNNTNEGNNE; translated from the coding sequence ATGACTGAGACCGCGCGAACTCATCGAGTGGGCGAACTCATCAAAGAAGAATTAAGCGAAATAATCCAGCGCGAGGTCAAAGACCCGAGAATTGGCCTTGTAACGGTCACGGGGGTCGAGGTTACGCCCGACTTCCGGCATGCCACCGTGTATGTAAGCGTGCTTGGAAACAACAAGAAAAGAAGCGAAACGATCAAAGGGTTGCAAAGCTCAAGCGGATTCCTCAAGAAAGAGCTCGCTCATAGAATTAGAATTAAATATTTTCCCGACCTGAAATTTGAAATTGACCCTTCTATCGAAGCGGGCATGCGCATCGATAAGGTAATAAGAAAATTGCACAAAAACGAGGGAAAACTACAAAATAATACCAACGAGGGAAATAATGAATAA
- a CDS encoding DUF503 domain-containing protein produces MVVGLLEIELFLPNANSLKDKRQVVKSIIGKVDSKFNVSISEVDNHDLWQRATIGIAHVSMTGEQTKHLLDHVDRFIEGLDKAIVNNRKFTLFAPEK; encoded by the coding sequence ATGGTAGTAGGGCTACTTGAAATAGAGCTTTTTCTGCCCAATGCCAACTCTTTAAAAGATAAACGACAGGTTGTTAAAAGCATTATAGGCAAAGTTGATAGCAAGTTTAATGTGTCTATATCCGAGGTTGATAACCATGATCTGTGGCAGCGGGCAACTATAGGTATCGCTCACGTGTCAATGACCGGTGAGCAAACAAAGCACTTACTCGATCATGTGGATCGTTTTATTGAAGGCCTGGATAAGGCAATAGTGAATAACAGAAAGTTTACGTTATTCGCACCTGAAAAATAA